From one Natrinema saccharevitans genomic stretch:
- a CDS encoding IS6 family transposase → MLADLLSESYETDLEESWENERTATPVRAFAVRLHQTGCSLRETTTILAELGVQRSHGAVWNWVHRLADSGRDPPEAQPKRVAVDETAVKINGEWSWLYAAIDTETKLILDVALFGRHGTDPAAAFLHRLTEKHDLSDAEFLVDQFGYRTALARLGLSGQVNYTDRNPIEKWFHTLKMRIDRFHNSWVGSRSSVREWLEQFMHYYNHQRPHQALDGKTPIEKVQNWIVPIKQIY, encoded by the coding sequence ATGCTCGCAGACCTGCTCAGCGAGAGTTATGAGACGGATTTAGAAGAATCTTGGGAGAACGAGCGGACGGCGACGCCCGTCAGGGCGTTCGCCGTCCGCCTCCATCAGACCGGTTGTTCGCTTCGAGAGACAACAACGATTCTCGCTGAATTAGGCGTTCAACGCTCTCACGGAGCGGTTTGGAACTGGGTTCATCGGCTAGCTGACAGCGGACGCGACCCGCCTGAGGCGCAGCCGAAGCGGGTCGCCGTTGACGAAACCGCTGTCAAGATTAACGGCGAGTGGTCTTGGTTATACGCTGCAATAGACACCGAGACAAAGTTGATTCTCGATGTTGCGTTATTTGGGCGGCATGGCACCGATCCGGCAGCTGCGTTTCTCCATCGACTCACCGAGAAACACGATCTCTCGGATGCTGAGTTTCTCGTTGATCAATTCGGCTATCGGACTGCCCTTGCTCGATTAGGATTGAGCGGTCAGGTCAACTATACCGACCGAAACCCCATCGAAAAGTGGTTTCACACCCTCAAAATGCGTATCGACCGCTTCCATAACTCGTGGGTGGGCAGTCGGTCGAGCGTCCGCGAGTGGCTTGAACAGTTCATGCATTACTACAATCATCAGAGACCGCATCAAGCTCTCGATGGAAAGACGCCGATTGAGAAGGTTCAGAACTGGATAGTGCCTATCAAACAGATCTATTAA
- a CDS encoding 2,3-butanediol dehydrogenase, giving the protein MRAAVYYGQEDVRVEEIEEPDGPAADEVRVAVEACGICGSDLHEYTAGPIFVPDEGEPNPVTGEELPVPMGHEFAGEVTEVGEEVNTVSVGDRVAVNPIIYCDECQHCNAGMYHLCESGGFIGLSGGGGGLSEEVVVPEEKAITLPDSVPTEYGALVEPFSVGFHAVQTSDFAAGDSVAVYGTGPIGLTVIQVLQAAGAGTIYGVEPQDSRRHLAAEVGADETINPIETDATEHITEQTDGGVDVAFEAAGIEQTVQDAIASTAPSGNITIVSIFEDTVELNPNEFVMGERTLSGTLAYEGGPQSDEEFGAVIDMFESEALDPEALISSRIDLENVVEDGFEALLNPEREAVKILVEL; this is encoded by the coding sequence ATGAGAGCAGCAGTTTATTACGGACAGGAAGACGTTCGTGTCGAAGAGATTGAAGAGCCAGACGGACCTGCTGCAGATGAAGTACGTGTTGCCGTGGAAGCGTGTGGGATCTGCGGTTCGGATCTTCACGAGTATACGGCAGGTCCGATTTTCGTTCCTGACGAAGGAGAGCCAAATCCGGTAACGGGCGAAGAGCTTCCGGTTCCGATGGGTCACGAGTTCGCGGGCGAAGTAACGGAAGTGGGTGAAGAAGTGAACACCGTCTCCGTTGGCGATCGAGTGGCAGTGAATCCGATCATTTACTGCGACGAGTGCCAGCACTGTAATGCAGGGATGTATCACCTCTGCGAGTCGGGTGGATTCATCGGTCTGTCCGGTGGTGGTGGTGGACTCTCCGAGGAAGTCGTCGTTCCCGAGGAGAAAGCAATCACGCTTCCAGACTCGGTCCCTACGGAGTATGGCGCTCTTGTCGAACCGTTCAGTGTCGGATTTCATGCAGTCCAGACCAGTGATTTCGCCGCTGGCGATTCAGTTGCCGTCTATGGAACGGGTCCGATTGGGCTGACGGTGATTCAGGTGCTGCAGGCAGCCGGCGCTGGCACGATCTACGGTGTTGAACCGCAGGATTCGCGGCGTCACCTCGCAGCTGAAGTTGGAGCAGATGAGACGATAAACCCGATCGAGACTGACGCAACTGAACACATTACTGAGCAGACCGACGGCGGCGTCGACGTGGCGTTCGAAGCCGCAGGGATCGAGCAGACGGTTCAGGACGCGATCGCGTCGACCGCTCCCAGCGGGAACATTACGATCGTCAGCATCTTCGAAGACACCGTCGAACTGAATCCCAACGAGTTCGTCATGGGTGAGCGGACACTCAGTGGGACGCTCGCCTACGAAGGTGGTCCACAGTCGGACGAGGAGTTCGGTGCTGTCATCGATATGTTCGAATCGGAGGCCCTCGATCCGGAAGCGCTGATCAGCAGTCGGATCGACCTGGAGAATGTCGTCGAAGATGGGTTCGAGGCACTTCTTAACCCGGAGCGAGAAGCGGTGAAAATTCTCGTCGAACTGTAG